GGTGCGGGCCACCAACTGGGTGGGCGACGCGGTGATGACCCTGCCCGCCCTGGCCGCGTTGCACGAGGCCTGCCCCCAAGCCGAGATCGAGGTGCTGGCCCGGCCCTGGGCCAGCGCGGTGTACGCCGCCGCGCCGGGGGTGAGCCGGGTGCTGGCCTATGACAAGAGCGGGCCGCACGCCGGGGCTGGGGGTCTGCTGCGCCTGGCCGGGGAGCTCCGCGCCCGGCGCTACGACTGGGCGGTGCTGTTTCAGAACGCCTTCGAGGCCGCGCTCCTGGCCTGGCTGGCCCGCATTCCGGTGCGCCTGGGATATGCCCGCGACGGCCGGGGGATGCTTCTGACCCATGCGGTCAAGCTTTCGCCCGAGCTCAGGCGGGTGCACGAGACCTCGTACTATCTGCACATCCTGCGCGCGGCCGGGCTGCTGGCCACGGACCCGCCTCCTGGGGGCGTGACCCCGCGCCTATCCCTGCGCGAGGCGGACCAGGCCTGGGCCGATGATTTCCTGGCCGCCAAGGGCCTGACCGGCGCGCGCCTGATGGGCATC
This region of Desulfarculaceae bacterium genomic DNA includes:
- the waaF gene encoding lipopolysaccharide heptosyltransferase II — encoded protein: MRPLDASAPGRILVRATNWVGDAVMTLPALAALHEACPQAEIEVLARPWASAVYAAAPGVSRVLAYDKSGPHAGAGGLLRLAGELRARRYDWAVLFQNAFEAALLAWLARIPVRLGYARDGRGMLLTHAVKLSPELRRVHETSYYLHILRAAGLLATDPPPGGVTPRLSLREADQAWADDFLAAKGLTGARLMGIAPGAAFGPAKMWPAERFAQAARLLGDTCDAVVLFGGKGEAPACAEVAEGLPGARVLDLAGATELGQALALLARVELFVTNDSGLMHAAAALGRPTVAVFGSTNPVTTGPLGPRAALVRGRAECAPCLKPECERGDLACFTSVAPGAVVAAARELLEGGVA